The segment GGCGTGGGCCTCCTGCACCGGGACGGCCCCACCGGCGAGTTGCCGCCGGTACGACCGGTACTGCGTCTCCACCGTCCGTAGGCGGCCCGCCAGTTCGGCCACGGCCTCCGGGTGGCCCACTGCCTCCGCCCAGGCCCTCACGTCCGCCATGGTGGGGAGTTGGCGGCCGTTCTCCAGCTTGCTGACCTTAGACTGCGGCCAGCCCAGCCGGGCGGCGAGCGCCCGGCCGGACAGCCTGCGGCCACCCGGCTGTACGCACGACTCCCGCAGCTCCCGCATGCGGGCCCCGAGCGCCGCCCTGGCCTGCTGAAAGTCCGTGCTCACATGGCGGACGGTACCTCAGTCAGGAACTCGGCGTACGGCTTGGCGTGGTGCCACGCGGCGTCCCGCGCCTGGCAGGCCCGCAGCACCTCCAACGGGTCCGTGATCAGCTCCATGCCCACCGTGCGCTCACCCTCGAAGTGGAACCGCGCCACCGTCCGGGAGTCGAACAGCCAGAAGTCCGACAGCCCGTCAAGGCCAGCCGCCCCGGCGTCCGAGCGCCACATGCAGCGGATGTCCTCACCGGCCGCGACGTTCGTCCGGGCACACGCCAGGAGGTAGCGCTGTCCCTCGGTCGGCGGGTTGTCCACCAGCCGCACCCGCTCGAACCGCTTGCCCTTGCCGACCATGCGGCGCACGTTGTCGAACCACGGGTGTCCGACTTCCCCGGCGGTGTCGCCGGTCGCCAGGAACTCCGCGTACGACGGCATCTGCTTGTCCGACAGGTAGCCGGTCCGGGTCTCCAGCCGCCAAGCGGTGTGCTCGAAGCCGTCGTTGATGAACTCGGTGATCTTCTGCTGCGGCACGAACTCGGGCACGTGAACGGCCTCTCTCGGCGCGAAGTTCACCAGCAGTTCGCGGGGCACCACCACGAACGCCTCGCCGTCCTTGATGTGCTTGAGCTGCGCCACGTCCTGCGGGTCCGTCACCGCGTCACCCTGCACCAACACCTCGCCGCTGTCCACGTCATCGTACAGCGTCGGACAGTCCCCCACCCCGGAGGTGCTGCCGATCACGCGCAAGCGCCGCGCCATGTACTTCTCCCCTCGGATCAGTCAGGGCACCAAGCATGCTGCGGGCGGGACGATCTGTCACCCGGTCACCGGGGGATCACCGGACCCCGCGCCCGCTGCCGGCCGGAACCTGACGGGACGACAGGAAGGCATCCGCAGGGGCAACTCACCGGCTCGCTCTCACCGCCCCGCAGCCGGTTGTACAGCGCGTGATCCTCGTGGATCTCGGCCGCGCGCCCGGCGTCCACGGCCGGGTCCAGTGACACTGACAGGGGCCGTCGC is part of the Kitasatospora setae KM-6054 genome and harbors:
- a CDS encoding DUF6879 family protein, whose protein sequence is MARRLRVIGSTSGVGDCPTLYDDVDSGEVLVQGDAVTDPQDVAQLKHIKDGEAFVVVPRELLVNFAPREAVHVPEFVPQQKITEFINDGFEHTAWRLETRTGYLSDKQMPSYAEFLATGDTAGEVGHPWFDNVRRMVGKGKRFERVRLVDNPPTEGQRYLLACARTNVAAGEDIRCMWRSDAGAAGLDGLSDFWLFDSRTVARFHFEGERTVGMELITDPLEVLRACQARDAAWHHAKPYAEFLTEVPSAM